From Portunus trituberculatus isolate SZX2019 chromosome 50, ASM1759143v1, whole genome shotgun sequence, the proteins below share one genomic window:
- the LOC123499950 gene encoding uncharacterized protein LOC123499950, whose translation MARTSLPPQGPLLLTAEGWKKFKFEWENYLEGAELTEKSSRVKAAYFLLFCGAAAQERYKSFTWVQENDKHDIDKILRKFEEELMPTENRCIERFVFNTRQQQGEPVAEFVAALRRLASTCQFEKMTPENINEELILGKLVCGLPDSAVCHCLLEEGNNLTLDKAITIVQCAKQVAQHSRVLKGENVEQCTVSTKVSVVKQSVMTPLHESSAPHSGTQCPNCGGDRHSFTFCPARGRQCFSCGKWNHFSSVCRGRWPRDYASPRKTNWVNAINSIGRLDAATCEYQLDKKSVQFLVDCGAEVNVMPVNIYKATTGDSMMTKVNPTHAAVLRGYEGSVVPTYGTVKLRLHNAPRKPLILFYIAERSSGAPAEPIMGLNTSLELGLITLNLDVQLQSTRKSVCVISNMIVTPRKKWKEIKDVTEEFPDVFDSTTVGDLGVTHHIKLKPDVHPVVHAQRRVQEPIHEKVRAHLDELVKKEVITPVNEATDWIGSPVIVLKKNGSVRLCLDVKELNAAICREHYTIPTEQEVSSRLAGARVFSLFDTRQGFHHIRLDYESSLLCTFNTPLTLSCIPRALSQ comes from the coding sequence ATGGCACGAACGTCTCTACCACCACAAGGACCACTGCTACTAACGGCTGAAGGTTGGAAGAAGTTTAAGTTTGAATGGGAAAACTACTTGGAGGGTGCAGAACTCACCGAGAAGTCGTCACGAGTGAAAGCTGCTTActtcttgttgttttgtggAGCTGCTGCTCAGGAACGGTACAAATCGTTTACTTGGGTACAAGAAAACGACAAGCATGACATTGACAAGATCCTGAGGAAGTTTGAGGAGGAGTTGATGCCGACTGAAAATAGGTGTATTGAGAGATTTGTGTTCAACACTCGGCAACAACAAGGTGAACCAGTGGCCGAGTTTGTTGCGGCCTTGCGACGTCTCGCTTCCACTTGTCAGTTTGAAAAGATGACGCCTGAAAATATCAACGAAGAGCTCATCCTCGGCAAGTTGGTGTGTGGTTTACCAGACAGTGCAGTGTGTCATTGCTTGTTGGAGGAAGGTAACAATTTGACCTTGGACAAGGCCATCACCATAGTTCAGTGTGCCAAGCAAGTGGCTCAACACTCGCGTGTTCTCAAAGGGGAAAATGTGGAACAGTGTACAGTGTCTACAAAAGTGTCTGTAGTAAAACAGTCTGTGATGACACCTCTCCATGAGTCCTCGGCGCCTCACTCTGGGACTCAGTGTCCGAACTGTGGGGGAGACAGGCACTCCTTTACGTTTTGTCCCGCCCGTGGGAGGCAGTGTTTCAGTTGTGGGAAGTGGAATCACTTCAGCAGTGTTTGTCGGGGTCGATGGCCGAGGGATTATGCGTCACCACGAAAAACAAACTGGGTCAATGCCATCAACAGCATCGGTCGGCTGGACGCCGCCACTTGTGAGTATCAGCTGGATAAGAAGAGTGTTCAGTTCTTAGTTGATTGTGGAGCTGAAGTCAATGTTATGCCAGTGAACATTTACAAAGCCACCACAGGTGATAGCATGATGACAAAGGTGAACCCCACCCACGCAGCAGTTCTCAGAGGCTACGAAGGTTCGGTTGTCCCCACATATGGAACTGTGAAGCTTCGTCTCCACAACGCCCCACGCAAGCCACTGATTTTGTTCTATATTGCAGAACGGTCTTCAGGTGCTCCTGCGGAGCCAATTATGGGCTTGAACACCAGCCTTGAATTAGGGTTGATCACACTTAACCTGGACGTCCAGCTGCAATCTAcaaggaagagtgtgtgtgtaatcagcaACATGATAGTCACaccaagaaagaaatggaaagaaattaaggacGTAACTGAAGAGTTTCCGGATGTGTTTGACTCCACAACTGTAGGCGACTTAGGAGTGACACATCACATCAAGTTGAAGCCCGACGTGCACCCGGTAGTCCACGCTCAACGACGCGTACAAGAACCGATACATGAAAAAGTTAGAGCTCATCTGGATGAACTGGTGAAAAAAGAGGTCATCACACCGGTAAACGAGGCTACTGATTGGATAGGTTCGCCAGTTATTGTTCTCAAGAAAAATGGTTCTGTTCGATTATGTTTGGATGTAAAGGAGCTTAACGCTGCGATTTGCAGGGAGCACTACACCATACCCACTGAACAGGAAGTATCGTCACGCCTGGCAGGTGCCCgcgtgttttcactgtttgatacaCGGCAAGGCTTCCACCATATTCGCCTCGATTACGAATCCAGTTTACTGTGCACCTTTAACACACCTTTAACACTGTCGTGCATTCCACGAGCGCTGTCGCAGTAA
- the LOC123499952 gene encoding uncharacterized protein K02A2.6-like → MNQHVNDLVKGCSICAAVQPSQQREPLLSHKSPKTPWTKVGMDIFEFRGRHYFIMTDYSTNWFEVSDMHRITTHALIDQCRFQFGGHSVPLTVVADSGTQFRSAEFARFAREWNFEIVLSSPHYHQSNGKAENAVKTVKRILQKCHLGNQDPMLAILEWRNTPSEQTGVSPAQRLFARHCRTHLPVSQELLLPRADIEGRAYDKHQQARKIQAEYYNRTTKPLPPLPTGSQVALQVPGSTSWVLGTVIRSLPYRSYEVESGGGCYRRNRRHLRPTLVPPATPPASHLHSNLCPRRLSFDMDSIGETIEQHHGSGEQMMSPKTESVAQDLPPAAPPRRSSRISSPPERYTAC, encoded by the coding sequence ATGAATCAACACGTGAACGATCTCGTGAAGGGCTGCTCCATCTGCGCCGCAGTCCAGCCATCACAGCAGCGTGAACCATTATTATCTCACAAGAGTCCCAAAACTCCGTGGACAAAGGTGGGCATGGATATCTTTGAATTTAGAGGCAGACACTATTTTATTATGACAGACTACTCCACTAACTGGTTTGAGGTTTCAGACATGCATCGGATCACTACACACGCTCTGATTGACCAGTGCCGGTTTCAGTTTGGTGGGCACAGCGTCCCCTTGACAGTCGTGGCGGACAGTGGAACACAGTTTCGGTCGGCTGAGTTTGCGAGGTTTGCCAGGGAATGGAATTTTGAGATCGTTTTATCTAGTCCGCATTATCATCAATCTAATGGGAAAGCGGAAAATGCAGTCAAGACAGTAAAACGCATCTTGCAGAAGTGCCATTTAGGCAACCAAGATCCTATGCTAGCAATCCTGGAATGGCGAAACACACCCAGTGAACAAACAGGCGTGTCCCCAGCTCAACGCTTGTTCGCCCGTCACTGCCGCACACATCTACCAGTGAGTCAGGAGCTGTTGTTACCAAGAGCAGATATTGAAGGACGCGCATATGATAAACATCAACAGGCAAGGAAAATACAGGCGGAATACTATAATCGTACTACTAAACCCTTACCACCATTACCTACAGGAAGCCAGGTAGCACTTCAAGTACCAGGCAGCACGTCGTGGGTACTGGGAACGGTAATCCGATCGTTGCCGTACCGCTCTTATGAAGTGGAATCAGGAGGCGGGTGTtacaggagaaacaggaggcaTCTACGTCCCACATTAGTTCCACCAGCAACCCCGCCTGCTTCTCACCTGCAtagtaatctttgtcccagaCGCCTCTCATTCGACATGGACAGCATAGGGGAGACGATAGAACAGCATCACGGCAGCGGGGAACAGATGATGTCACCGAAAACTGAATCTGTGGCACAGGATCTGCCTCCAGCTGCACCTCCACGCAGATCATCACGCATAAGCAGCCCCCCAGAGCGATACACGGCCTGctaa